A stretch of the Azorhizobium caulinodans ORS 571 genome encodes the following:
- the tssF gene encoding type VI secretion system baseplate subunit TssF, with product MSDHLLPYYNRELLYLRRMAQEFAARHPKIAGNLRMSGDGIDDPHVARLAEGVAFLNARIAHKLDDEFPELVNTMLDILYPNYLAPIPSMATVQFKPKPEVTTPQTIPVDTELDSEPVDSETCRFRTRYPVTLWPVTVADASLKGRPIVAPSGPRTAGAFSCLRLTLRCSAPDTTFSDLQPDHLRFFLRGQPSHVYALHEMLFNNAVAVALADSASDPTPVLLPPTAIRPVGFGPDEVILPYPAQSQPAYRTLTEFFVFPDKFLYFDVDLSTKVLGNAGAELSVFIYFNKSDLALERSISKEFFALGCTPIVNLFRQRSEPVIVGHNRLEYRVIADARRPEALEIHSLNSVVATDAEGRRKTISPFYARRPKGDETHAGYWAMARRKSEGRLSGTEVFLSFSEIDPAFASTDIVVSAETLCLNRDLPARLPYGGGHPKLTPVQAAAAIGEVNCISPLTHTIRVPEGESRNWRLISHLLLNHLSLVGAGGLEALQEILMLYDFRGSPETRLMIEGITDLSARRGTARAPRRPGDAAWGDAICQGIDLAVEFNPANFSGSSLFLFAMVLDQFFGLHASINSFTRLTATVKGQPGILRTWPARAGFRPLL from the coding sequence GTGAGCGATCATCTCCTTCCGTATTACAATCGCGAGCTTCTCTATCTGCGCCGCATGGCGCAGGAATTTGCCGCCCGTCACCCCAAGATCGCCGGCAACCTGCGCATGAGCGGGGACGGCATCGACGATCCCCACGTCGCCCGTCTCGCCGAAGGCGTCGCCTTCCTCAATGCCCGCATCGCCCACAAGCTGGACGACGAGTTCCCCGAACTCGTCAACACGATGCTGGACATTCTCTATCCGAACTATCTCGCGCCCATTCCTTCCATGGCGACGGTGCAGTTCAAGCCCAAGCCCGAGGTGACCACCCCGCAGACCATCCCCGTGGACACGGAACTGGATTCCGAGCCCGTGGATTCGGAAACCTGCCGCTTCCGCACCCGCTATCCGGTCACCCTCTGGCCGGTCACGGTCGCCGATGCCAGCCTCAAGGGGCGTCCCATCGTGGCCCCCAGCGGCCCACGCACGGCCGGCGCCTTCTCCTGCCTGCGGCTCACCCTGCGCTGCTCGGCGCCCGATACGACCTTCTCGGACCTGCAGCCGGATCACCTGCGCTTCTTCCTGCGCGGACAGCCCTCGCACGTCTATGCGCTGCACGAGATGCTGTTCAACAACGCCGTCGCCGTGGCTCTGGCGGATTCGGCGAGCGATCCCACTCCCGTGCTGCTGCCGCCCACCGCCATCCGCCCGGTGGGCTTCGGGCCCGACGAGGTGATCCTGCCCTACCCAGCGCAGTCGCAGCCCGCATACCGGACCCTCACCGAATTCTTCGTCTTCCCGGACAAGTTCCTGTATTTCGACGTCGATCTCAGCACCAAGGTGCTGGGGAACGCCGGGGCGGAGCTTTCCGTCTTCATCTATTTCAACAAGAGCGATCTGGCGCTGGAGCGCAGCATTTCCAAGGAGTTCTTCGCCCTTGGCTGCACCCCCATCGTCAATCTGTTCCGCCAGCGCAGCGAGCCGGTGATCGTCGGGCACAATCGCCTCGAATACCGTGTCATCGCCGATGCCCGCCGCCCGGAGGCGCTGGAAATCCACTCCCTGAACTCCGTCGTCGCCACCGACGCAGAGGGGCGCCGCAAGACCATCTCGCCCTTCTACGCGCGCCGTCCCAAGGGCGACGAGACACACGCCGGCTACTGGGCCATGGCGCGTCGCAAGTCGGAGGGGCGGCTGTCGGGCACCGAGGTCTTCCTCTCCTTCTCCGAAATCGATCCGGCCTTCGCCAGCACGGACATCGTGGTCTCGGCCGAGACGCTCTGCCTCAACCGCGACCTGCCGGCCCGCCTGCCCTATGGCGGCGGGCATCCCAAGCTGACCCCCGTCCAGGCGGCCGCGGCCATCGGCGAGGTCAACTGCATCTCGCCCCTCACGCACACCATCCGCGTGCCGGAGGGCGAGTCCCGCAACTGGCGCCTCATCTCGCACCTGCTGCTGAACCACCTCTCTCTCGTCGGCGCGGGCGGGCTTGAGGCCCTGCAGGAAATCCTGATGCTCTACGACTTCCGTGGCTCGCCGGAGACACGGCTCATGATCGAAGGCATCACCGACCTGTCCGCGCGGCGCGGCACCGCCCGCGCGCCCCGCCGGCCGGGCGATGCCGCCTGGGGTGATGCGATCTGCCAGGGCATCGACCTCGCCGTCGAATTCAATCCGGCCAATTTCAGCGGCAGCAGCCTGTTCCTGTTCGCCATGGTGCTCGACCAGTTCTTCGGGCTGCATGCATCGATCAATTCATTCACCCGCCTCACGGCCACCGTGAAGGGACAACCGGGAATTCTCCGCACATGGCCGGCGCGCGCAGGCTTCCGTCCTCTCCTGTGA
- the tssG gene encoding type VI secretion system baseplate subunit TssG, with product MAGARRLPSSPVIDALLRAPHSFDLAQAVRVVDALFNLPHADSEGSEETATSDAWEAPGLWDGGSIRFISDTSLRYPVAAITRASQREPGDPLELTVSTIGLIGPLGVLPYAYTAHANEGMRERNEGVRAFLDMFNHRAVSLFCRASAKYRIALAHEGANHDLRDVFTLSLRGLTGLGSPQLENRLAIPDDLVLHNAGLFSGQTRPLAALEALLSRELGQSVRVEPFTGGWVEVPAAEQTRLGGASALEGQHAHLDSSAMVGARAWVAQHHFRIHVGPTDEAELVSLLPGTPRAALIRDLVQLFCGLEFSFDLNVMIKAASVPAARLCQGEDDPGGARLGQLAWVLSAPSPIDRNDAIFPLSALD from the coding sequence ATGGCCGGCGCGCGCAGGCTTCCGTCCTCTCCTGTGATCGACGCGCTGCTGCGCGCGCCCCACAGCTTCGACCTCGCGCAGGCGGTGCGCGTGGTGGATGCGCTGTTCAATCTGCCCCATGCCGACAGCGAGGGCAGCGAGGAGACCGCGACCAGCGACGCATGGGAAGCGCCGGGCCTCTGGGATGGGGGCAGCATCCGCTTCATCAGCGACACCAGCCTGCGCTATCCCGTGGCCGCCATCACCCGCGCATCCCAGCGGGAGCCGGGCGACCCGCTGGAACTCACCGTCTCCACCATCGGCCTGATCGGGCCCCTCGGCGTGCTGCCCTATGCCTATACGGCGCACGCCAACGAAGGCATGCGCGAACGCAATGAGGGCGTGCGCGCCTTCCTCGACATGTTCAACCACCGCGCGGTGTCCCTCTTCTGCCGCGCCAGCGCCAAGTACCGGATCGCGCTCGCCCACGAGGGCGCGAACCACGACCTGCGGGACGTGTTCACGCTGAGCCTGCGGGGCCTCACCGGGCTCGGCTCGCCGCAGCTTGAGAACCGCCTCGCCATTCCCGACGATCTCGTGCTGCACAATGCCGGCCTGTTCTCCGGCCAGACCCGACCGCTGGCGGCGCTGGAAGCGCTGCTGAGCCGCGAACTCGGGCAGAGCGTGCGCGTGGAGCCTTTCACCGGCGGGTGGGTGGAGGTTCCGGCGGCCGAACAGACGCGTCTCGGCGGCGCCAGCGCCCTCGAGGGGCAGCACGCCCATCTCGATTCCAGCGCCATGGTCGGCGCCCGCGCCTGGGTGGCCCAGCACCATTTCCGTATCCATGTGGGCCCCACGGACGAAGCCGAACTTGTCTCCCTGCTGCCGGGCACGCCGCGGGCGGCGCTGATCCGCGATCTCGTCCAGCTCTTCTGCGGCCTCGAGTTCAGCTTCGACCTCAACGTCATGATCAAGGCCGCGAGCGTTCCGGCAGCGCGGCTGTGCCAGGGCGAGGACGATCCGGGCGGAGCCCGGCTGGGCCAGCTCGCCTGGGTGCTCAGTGCCCCGAGCCCCATCGACCGCAACGACGCCATCTTCCCCTTGAGCGCGCTGGACTGA
- a CDS encoding class I SAM-dependent methyltransferase — protein MTDWASGYVADIEYLPGLYVEQAPNHLMLGALVNGFEPPFVSGPFTYCELGCGQGVTALVIAAANPQAEIIATDFNPAQIARARAMAKAAGLSNITFLELSFAEMLGRSDLPEFDMVTLHGVWSWIAPEDRHNITRFMRERVKPGGMVSVTYNAMPGWTALLPMQRLLLEHSRLGRERSDVQVLKGLEWIERLQAAGSGVLGNAALLDQLRKGSDKSGAPNRAVYLAHEYLNANWHPQYHMDTAAELAEAKLGFIGSASLIDNFPDLALKPEQRQLLEEVPAGPLRETLKDYLVSRPFRRDLYARGPRRIADGQRDAHLRTFGLALTIPPHEARTELDVPAGKAQLPDRFYKPLFATLAERPRSLDDLVALPELKDQPGAPSMVEIAGVLVGSGQAIAIPPQQLPRNDAAVRLNRLLAQEVAEQRAATAAIATPLTGSGLNLTTMEGAVFHALATGVTPEHGALTDTIVNRLAASGTPLARDGNVITSLEGQREIVGESVDWCLRIRVPLWEALGAL, from the coding sequence ATGACCGACTGGGCTTCCGGCTACGTGGCCGACATCGAGTACCTGCCGGGTCTTTATGTGGAGCAGGCGCCGAACCATCTGATGCTCGGCGCGCTGGTGAACGGCTTCGAGCCCCCCTTCGTGTCCGGCCCCTTCACCTATTGCGAACTCGGCTGCGGCCAGGGCGTCACGGCGCTCGTCATCGCCGCCGCCAATCCGCAGGCTGAAATCATCGCCACCGACTTCAACCCGGCGCAGATCGCCCGCGCCCGCGCCATGGCGAAGGCAGCCGGCCTGTCCAACATCACCTTCCTCGAGCTCAGCTTCGCGGAAATGCTCGGCCGCTCGGACCTGCCCGAGTTCGACATGGTGACGCTGCACGGCGTCTGGTCCTGGATCGCACCGGAGGACCGGCACAACATCACCCGCTTCATGCGCGAGCGGGTGAAGCCGGGCGGCATGGTCTCGGTGACCTACAACGCCATGCCCGGCTGGACGGCGCTGCTGCCCATGCAGCGCCTCCTGCTGGAACATTCCCGCCTCGGCCGCGAGCGCAGCGATGTGCAGGTCTTGAAGGGGCTCGAATGGATCGAGCGCCTTCAGGCGGCGGGCTCCGGCGTACTCGGCAATGCCGCCCTGCTGGACCAGTTGCGCAAGGGCAGCGACAAGTCCGGCGCGCCCAACCGGGCCGTCTATCTCGCCCATGAATATCTCAATGCCAACTGGCACCCGCAGTATCACATGGACACGGCGGCGGAACTGGCCGAGGCCAAGCTCGGCTTCATCGGCTCGGCCTCGCTCATCGACAATTTCCCCGACCTCGCGCTCAAGCCGGAGCAGCGGCAGTTGCTGGAGGAGGTTCCGGCCGGGCCGCTGCGCGAGACGCTGAAGGACTATCTGGTGAGCCGGCCGTTCCGCCGCGATCTTTATGCCCGCGGCCCGCGCCGGATCGCGGACGGCCAGCGCGACGCCCATCTGCGCACCTTCGGCCTCGCCCTCACCATTCCGCCCCACGAGGCACGCACGGAGCTCGATGTTCCCGCCGGCAAGGCGCAGCTCCCTGACCGTTTCTACAAGCCGCTGTTTGCGACATTGGCGGAGCGGCCCCGCAGTCTCGACGATCTGGTGGCCCTGCCGGAACTGAAGGACCAGCCGGGCGCACCATCCATGGTGGAGATCGCCGGCGTGCTGGTCGGCTCCGGGCAGGCCATCGCCATTCCTCCGCAGCAGCTTCCGCGCAACGACGCGGCGGTGCGCCTCAACCGCCTGCTGGCGCAGGAAGTGGCCGAGCAGCGGGCAGCGACCGCCGCCATCGCCACGCCGCTCACCGGCTCCGGTCTCAACCTCACCACCATGGAGGGGGCGGTGTTCCACGCCCTCGCCACGGGCGTCACGCCGGAGCACGGCGCGCTCACCGACACCATCGTGAACCGCCTCGCCGCCAGCGGCACGCCGCTCGCCCGCGACGGCAACGTGATCACCAGCCTCGAAGGTCAGAGGGAGATCGTGGGAGAAAGCGTGGACTGGTGCCTGCGCATCCGCGTGCCCCTGTGGGAGGCCCTTGGCGCCCTCTGA
- the thiC gene encoding phosphomethylpyrimidine synthase ThiC, with the protein MLDEASTSALKVTTGPLPHSRKVFIPAENPAVKVAMREIGLSDPSERPVRVYDTSGPYTDPNAIIDLTKGLPELRRQWVLDRGDVEEVEGRAQKPEDDGLKPGQVSHLPAFDRTGRKPLRAKAGKRPTQMAYAKAGIVTPEMEYVAARENLARANGGAHPKHQAMGLGAAIPADITGEFVRQEVARGRAIIPSNINHLETEPMAIGRNFLVKINANIGNSAVTSGVAEEVDKLVWAIRWGGDTVMDLSTGKNIHTIREWIIRNAPVPIGTVPIYQALEKVNGVVEDLNWEIFRDTVIEQAEQGVDYITVHAGVRLPYIPLTANRVTGIVSRGGSIMAKWCLAHHKESFLYEHFEELCEILAQYDVAFSLGDGLRPGSIADANDAAQFAELETLGELTEIAWKHDVQVMIEGPGHVPMHLIRENVEKQLKLCHEAPFYTLGPLVTDISPGYDHISSAIGAAMIGWFGTAMLCYVTPKEHLGLPDRDDVKAGVISYKIAAHAADLAKGHPAARIRDDALSRARFSFRWRDQFALSLDPETAEAYHDETLPAEGAKVAHFCSMCGPKFCSMKISQELKIEAGDIAQSGMAEMAEKFRASGGEIYQPAPDVAAPPSA; encoded by the coding sequence ATGCTCGACGAAGCCTCCACCTCCGCCCTCAAGGTGACGACGGGGCCCCTTCCCCATTCCCGCAAGGTCTTCATCCCGGCCGAGAATCCGGCTGTGAAAGTCGCCATGCGCGAGATCGGCCTGTCCGATCCAAGCGAGCGGCCGGTGCGCGTCTATGACACCTCCGGCCCCTATACGGACCCCAACGCCATCATCGATCTCACCAAGGGCCTGCCCGAACTGCGCCGCCAGTGGGTGCTTGATCGCGGCGACGTCGAAGAGGTGGAAGGTCGTGCCCAGAAGCCGGAGGACGATGGCCTGAAGCCCGGCCAGGTGAGCCACCTGCCCGCCTTCGATCGCACGGGCCGCAAGCCGCTGCGCGCCAAAGCCGGCAAACGTCCGACCCAGATGGCTTACGCCAAGGCCGGCATCGTGACGCCGGAAATGGAATATGTGGCGGCGCGCGAGAATCTCGCCCGCGCCAATGGCGGCGCCCACCCCAAGCACCAGGCCATGGGCCTCGGCGCGGCGATTCCCGCCGACATCACCGGCGAGTTCGTGCGGCAGGAAGTGGCGCGCGGGCGGGCCATCATCCCGTCCAACATCAACCATCTCGAGACCGAGCCCATGGCCATCGGTCGCAACTTCCTCGTGAAGATCAACGCCAACATCGGCAATTCGGCCGTGACGTCAGGCGTGGCGGAAGAGGTGGACAAGCTGGTGTGGGCCATCCGCTGGGGTGGCGACACGGTGATGGACCTCTCCACCGGCAAGAACATCCACACCATCCGCGAATGGATCATCCGCAACGCGCCGGTGCCGATCGGCACGGTGCCGATCTATCAGGCGCTGGAGAAGGTCAACGGCGTGGTGGAGGACCTCAACTGGGAGATCTTCCGCGACACGGTGATCGAGCAGGCCGAGCAGGGCGTGGACTACATCACCGTCCATGCGGGCGTGCGCCTCCCCTATATCCCGCTCACCGCCAACCGCGTCACGGGCATCGTCTCACGCGGCGGCTCGATCATGGCCAAGTGGTGCCTGGCCCACCACAAGGAGAGCTTCCTCTACGAACATTTCGAGGAGCTGTGCGAGATCCTCGCCCAGTATGACGTCGCCTTCTCGCTGGGCGATGGCCTGCGCCCCGGCTCCATCGCGGACGCCAATGACGCCGCCCAGTTCGCCGAGCTGGAGACGCTGGGTGAACTCACCGAGATCGCCTGGAAGCACGACGTGCAGGTGATGATCGAGGGGCCGGGCCACGTGCCCATGCACCTCATCCGCGAGAATGTGGAGAAGCAGCTCAAGCTCTGCCACGAGGCGCCATTCTATACGCTTGGCCCGCTCGTGACGGACATCTCCCCCGGCTATGACCACATCTCCTCGGCCATCGGCGCGGCGATGATCGGCTGGTTCGGCACCGCCATGCTCTGCTACGTGACGCCGAAGGAGCATCTCGGCCTTCCGGATCGCGACGACGTGAAGGCCGGCGTGATCTCCTACAAGATCGCCGCCCATGCGGCCGACCTTGCCAAGGGCCATCCCGCCGCGCGCATCCGGGACGATGCACTGTCCCGTGCGCGCTTCTCCTTCCGCTGGCGCGACCAGTTCGCGCTCTCGCTCGATCCGGAAACGGCGGAGGCCTATCACGACGAGACGCTGCCGGCGGAAGGCGCGAAGGTCGCGCACTTCTGCTCCATGTGCGGACCGAAATTCTGCTCCATGAAGATCAGCCAGGAGCTGAAGATCGAGGCCGGCGATATCGCCCAGAGCGGCATGGCTGAGATGGCCGAGAAGTTCCGCGCCAGCGGCGGCGAGATCTACCAGCCCGCCCCGGACGTGGCCGCGCCGCCCTCCGCCTGA
- a CDS encoding cupin domain-containing protein translates to MAFACTIPAVPTVQQDDDAIRITRWDFAPGAVTGWHRHDWPYFVVMLTDGILRVHNGTDVIDNPLKVGQSYGRKEGITHDVMNGSPHPIAFVEIEIKKPEAL, encoded by the coding sequence GTGGCCTTTGCTTGCACCATTCCCGCCGTCCCCACCGTCCAGCAGGATGACGATGCCATCCGCATCACCCGCTGGGATTTCGCGCCTGGCGCCGTCACCGGCTGGCACCGGCACGACTGGCCCTATTTCGTGGTGATGCTCACGGACGGCATCCTGCGCGTCCACAACGGCACGGACGTCATCGACAATCCGTTGAAGGTTGGCCAGTCCTATGGTCGCAAGGAAGGCATCACCCACGACGTGATGAACGGCTCGCCGCACCCGATCGCCTTCGTCGAGATCGAGATCAAGAAGCCCGAGGCGCTCTGA
- a CDS encoding RidA family protein, translated as MSIVRLDKGPRMSEAVIHGNTIYLAGQVEEGPDVATQTKKVLASIDALLERAGSSKANILSATIWLADIKDFAEMNSVWDQWVDKDNPPARATSEGKLAAPQFKVEIIVVAAKP; from the coding sequence ATGAGCATCGTCCGCCTCGACAAGGGCCCGCGCATGAGCGAGGCCGTGATCCACGGCAACACCATCTATCTCGCCGGCCAGGTGGAAGAGGGCCCGGACGTGGCCACCCAGACCAAGAAGGTTCTGGCCTCCATCGACGCGCTTCTGGAGCGCGCCGGCAGCAGCAAGGCGAACATCCTCTCTGCCACCATCTGGCTCGCGGACATCAAGGACTTCGCCGAGATGAACAGCGTGTGGGACCAGTGGGTGGACAAGGACAATCCGCCGGCCCGCGCCACCAGCGAGGGCAAGCTTGCCGCCCCGCAGTTCAAGGTCGAGATCATCGTCGTCGCGGCCAAGCCTTGA
- a CDS encoding NAD(P)-dependent oxidoreductase, protein MRETIGIIGVGVMGSAIATRFLERGRTVHLRDMDPQKLAPLVARGAIAVESVAALTQASDVIITSLNTAEIVEAVLFGADGIAAAAKPGQLFIDMSSIDPKATATLAARLERETGMAYVDAPLSGGAPAALAGRLTLMMGGSPEAVERAKVVLADVAANMTHMGPYGAGQTTKLINQVLCACNFLAVAEATRLALDGGVDAARIPQALAGGRADSRILQEFMGKMAAFDLTPTGRIDNMLKDLEAVQRYAMALRTPMPLTGLVTELHRVMVAAGIGPEDSAAYMKLFDFGTRAA, encoded by the coding sequence TTGAGAGAGACCATCGGCATCATCGGCGTCGGCGTCATGGGCAGCGCCATCGCGACGCGCTTCCTGGAGCGCGGCCGCACCGTGCATCTGCGCGACATGGACCCGCAGAAGCTGGCGCCGCTGGTCGCGCGCGGGGCGATCGCCGTGGAAAGCGTCGCGGCCCTGACGCAGGCGAGCGACGTTATCATCACCAGCCTCAACACGGCGGAGATTGTCGAGGCGGTGCTGTTCGGGGCCGATGGCATCGCCGCGGCGGCAAAGCCTGGCCAACTCTTCATCGACATGTCGAGCATCGACCCCAAGGCGACTGCCACGCTCGCCGCGCGGCTGGAGCGGGAGACCGGCATGGCCTATGTGGATGCGCCCTTGTCGGGCGGCGCGCCGGCCGCCCTGGCGGGGCGGCTCACGCTCATGATGGGCGGCAGCCCGGAGGCCGTGGAGCGGGCCAAGGTGGTGCTGGCCGATGTGGCGGCGAATATGACCCATATGGGGCCGTACGGGGCAGGGCAGACCACCAAGCTCATCAATCAGGTGCTGTGCGCCTGCAATTTCCTCGCGGTGGCGGAGGCGACCCGTCTCGCGCTCGATGGCGGGGTGGATGCCGCGCGCATTCCGCAGGCGCTGGCCGGCGGACGCGCCGATTCGCGCATCCTCCAGGAGTTCATGGGCAAGATGGCCGCCTTCGATCTGACCCCCACGGGCCGGATCGACAACATGCTGAAGGATCTGGAGGCGGTGCAGCGCTATGCCATGGCCCTGCGCACGCCCATGCCGCTCACCGGCCTCGTCACCGAACTGCATCGTGTCATGGTGGCGGCTGGCATCGGTCCAGAGGACAGCGCGGCCTATATGAAGCTCTTCGACTTCGGCACCCGCGCCGCCTGA
- a CDS encoding LacI family DNA-binding transcriptional regulator: MRDVSRLAGVSTMTVSRVLADPETVSRETRSRVLAAVEQLGYVPDRVAGSLSSRRTNVVAAILPTLTNVNFADTAHALTEVLRPADYQLLIGYTMYRLDEEERLLRAMLPRRPDAVVVASSVHTKTASQMLLRAGVPVVEIWDNPGQPIDHAVGFSNYEVGRAAAHHLISLGHRRIGALGPGRDGEARDFRGEDRMKGFAAALREAGLSDEWVLHFGDVPVAFDHGRQSFAAMLERAPDVEALFAVSDISAWGALMECQRRGIRVPDDLSLLGFGDFDFGRQCVPMLSTMGIDARAIGTAAGELLMRLLHDDSGAAAAPERIDVGFRLIERETTAPSRKRRKNGRKSS, translated from the coding sequence ATGCGGGACGTCTCGCGTCTCGCGGGCGTCTCCACGATGACCGTCTCGCGGGTCCTGGCCGACCCCGAGACGGTGTCGCGGGAGACGCGCTCGCGCGTTCTGGCGGCGGTGGAGCAACTGGGCTATGTGCCCGACCGGGTGGCGGGAAGCCTGTCTTCCCGCCGCACCAACGTGGTGGCGGCGATCCTGCCGACCCTGACCAACGTCAATTTCGCCGACACCGCGCACGCTCTGACGGAGGTGCTGCGACCGGCCGATTATCAGCTGCTCATCGGCTACACAATGTACCGGCTGGACGAGGAGGAGCGCCTGTTAAGGGCCATGCTCCCCCGCCGACCGGACGCGGTGGTGGTGGCCAGTTCCGTGCACACGAAGACCGCTTCCCAGATGCTGCTGCGGGCAGGCGTGCCGGTGGTGGAGATCTGGGACAATCCCGGTCAGCCCATCGATCATGCGGTGGGATTTTCCAATTATGAGGTGGGCCGGGCGGCGGCGCATCATCTCATCTCCCTCGGCCATCGTCGCATCGGCGCCCTCGGCCCCGGCAGGGACGGCGAGGCGCGGGATTTTCGCGGTGAGGACCGCATGAAGGGCTTTGCCGCCGCTCTGCGCGAGGCGGGCCTGTCGGACGAATGGGTGCTGCATTTCGGTGATGTGCCGGTCGCCTTCGATCACGGCCGCCAGTCGTTCGCCGCCATGCTGGAGCGGGCGCCGGATGTGGAGGCGCTGTTTGCCGTCTCCGACATTTCCGCCTGGGGCGCGCTGATGGAGTGCCAGCGGCGCGGCATCCGCGTGCCCGACGACCTGTCGCTGCTCGGCTTCGGCGATTTCGACTTCGGCCGCCAGTGCGTGCCGATGCTGAGCACCATGGGCATCGACGCGCGGGCCATCGGCACGGCAGCGGGCGAACTGCTGATGCGGCTTCTTCATGACGACAGCGGCGCGGCGGCGGCGCCCGAGCGCATCGATGTGGGCTTCCGGCTGATCGAGCGGGAGACCACCGCGCCGTCCCGCAAGCGCCGCAAGAATGGGAGGAAGTCCAGTTGA
- a CDS encoding ethyl tert-butyl ether degradation protein, with product MYTRCAIFEGQITPGREDEFFKAVEERLLPLWKQMPHAEAVRVLRAVRHDPDAPPVAMMQEIDYPSLEAIDEALASPIRTQARAVTEDIVKMFTGRFYHIVYKRQAGS from the coding sequence ATGTATACCCGCTGCGCCATCTTCGAGGGCCAGATCACGCCAGGCCGTGAGGACGAGTTCTTCAAGGCGGTGGAGGAGCGCCTGCTGCCGCTCTGGAAGCAGATGCCCCACGCTGAGGCCGTGCGCGTGCTGCGCGCCGTGCGGCATGATCCCGACGCGCCCCCCGTGGCGATGATGCAGGAGATCGACTATCCCTCGCTGGAGGCCATCGACGAGGCGCTCGCTTCGCCCATCCGCACGCAGGCCCGCGCGGTGACCGAGGACATCGTGAAGATGTTCACCGGCCGCTTCTATCACATCGTCTACAAGCGTCAGGCGGGGTCCTGA
- a CDS encoding L-idonate 5-dehydrogenase, which produces MRAAVLHAAKDLRVEEIDERPLADDEVRLRFAAGGICGSDLSYYFKGRVGDFDVRQPLVLGHEVSGEVAAVGPRVETLKPGDRVAVDPSRPCLTCDYCRMGRSNLCRNMRFFGSAAIYPHVQGAFSETFIARADQCVKVPDSMSMRVAACAEPLAVSVHACRRGGEIAGRKVLIAGAGPIGILSALVMRRMGAAEIAITDLVEAPLAIAREAGVDETICVGTDPEKLTRYEADKGYFDIALEATGSPQALASLFKVVRPGGRVIQVGMMPPGTIPVPANMLMAREIDFVGAFRFHTEFKTAVDYLARGLIDVSPILSAQMPMSDADAAFAMAADRNRAIKVHLTF; this is translated from the coding sequence ATGCGCGCCGCCGTGCTTCATGCCGCCAAGGATCTGAGGGTCGAGGAGATTGATGAGCGCCCGCTCGCTGACGACGAGGTGCGCCTGCGCTTCGCCGCCGGCGGCATCTGCGGCTCGGACCTCTCCTATTATTTCAAGGGCCGCGTCGGGGATTTCGACGTGCGCCAGCCGCTCGTGCTGGGCCACGAGGTGTCCGGCGAGGTGGCGGCGGTCGGACCGCGCGTCGAGACGCTTAAGCCGGGCGACCGCGTGGCCGTGGACCCGAGCCGGCCATGCCTCACCTGCGACTATTGCCGCATGGGGCGCTCCAACCTCTGCCGCAACATGCGCTTCTTCGGCAGCGCGGCGATCTATCCGCACGTGCAGGGCGCCTTCAGCGAGACCTTCATCGCCCGCGCCGACCAGTGCGTGAAGGTGCCCGACAGCATGTCCATGCGGGTGGCCGCCTGCGCCGAGCCGCTGGCCGTTTCCGTCCACGCCTGCCGGCGCGGCGGCGAGATCGCAGGGCGCAAGGTCCTGATCGCCGGGGCAGGGCCCATCGGCATCCTCTCGGCCCTCGTCATGCGCCGCATGGGCGCGGCCGAGATCGCCATCACGGACCTCGTGGAGGCGCCGCTCGCCATCGCCCGCGAAGCGGGGGTGGATGAGACCATCTGCGTCGGCACCGATCCGGAGAAGCTCACCCGTTATGAGGCGGACAAGGGCTATTTCGACATCGCGCTCGAGGCGACTGGCTCGCCGCAGGCGCTCGCGTCGCTGTTCAAGGTGGTGCGGCCGGGCGGTCGCGTCATCCAGGTGGGCATGATGCCGCCCGGTACCATTCCCGTGCCGGCCAACATGCTGATGGCCCGCGAGATCGATTTCGTCGGTGCCTTCCGCTTCCACACCGAGTTCAAGACCGCCGTGGACTATCTGGCGCGCGGCCTCATCGACGTATCCCCCATCCTCTCGGCCCAGATGCCCATGAGTGATGCCGACGCCGCCTTCGCCATGGCCGCCGACCGCAACCGGGCGATCAAGGTCCATCTCACCTTCTGA